ACTTGGTCCATACTGAGAAACTCTGAAAGACAGACGATGTTTTTTAAGGCAGTTGCGCGGCAGACCACCGCTGTCGAACTTATCCACAGGCACTTGTGGATATCTCCCACCATGGACCAAGGGGTACGCGGTCTAACTTCCCGATAAATCAAAATAAAAAAAAATCCACAGGAACATTCAATTCCTGTGGATAAGTCTTATTTGAAACTGCGTTTTAGCGAGCCAAAGCTGCCTTAGCGCTGTTTACAAGTTCACCAAAAGCCGCTGGCTGATTCAGCGCCAAATCGGCAAGAACGCTACGGTCCAAAGTGATGTTGGCTTTCTTCAGACCGTGAATCAGTTCGGAGTAACGCAGGCCAGCAGCGCGGGCAGCGGCGTTAATACGGGTGATCCACAGTTTGCGGAATTCACGTTTCTTGACGCGACGGTCACGGTAAGCGTACACAAGGCTGCGACGCACAACGTGGATCGAGTTGCGGAACCGGTTTTTGCGGGCTCCACGGAAGCCTTTTGCCAGGGCGAATATTTTCTTTCTACGACGTCTTGCTTTAAAACCGCGTTTGGCGCGTGCCATAGTCTATATCCTTTAAGAGAAGGTCGGGTTAATTAAGTCTTACAATCAACGGTACGGCAAACAGGCCAGAATCAGGCCGACGTTTGACTTGTGCACATAGGCAGCGGTCCGCAGCTTGTTCAGACGTTTACGACTCTTCTTGGTCAGGATGTGGCGCTTGTACGCCTGGGCGCGCTTGATTTTGCCGGACGAAAGCACTGTAAAACGCTTCGCCGCGGCACGCTTGGTCTTCATTTTTGGCATGGAAGTCTTCCTTTTCTTTGGAGCCCACGAACTGAGTGCGTCAGTAGGTCAGGCGAAAGTTGGGGCCGTCCCCCGAATGGACCCATTGGGTCGAACGGAACCCCAGTGTCTATCACTTCCCATGCGTTGGTGCAACGGATAATCCGTGGATCAGTTGCTGGATCGCTGGCCCCGGGCAGGGCCTGGGATCACAAATGCCAATTTGGCTTCTTCCAGCAGACGAGGATGCTCGGTCTTCAGTTTGGTCCACGATTCTTTGGTGACGATCAGAGTCTTATCACCCTCGGCGACCGCATCAATCTCGACCGGCTTGCCCCCGATGTAGGACTTCAGCTCGCCCGAGTTCTTGAAGAACCAGCGGCCTGTCATCTGCTTTTTATAGGCCGATTTCGCTATGTCCTTCGGACTATAAAGGAGTTCACCGTCCGTGCTGCGAATTTCCGTTTGGAGCAGCGGCGTTTTCAGACCGCTGATCTGCACGACCACGGCACTGCCTTCACTCGGCTGCGCGGCGGGATCTTCGCCGGCAAATTCATTGAACCCGAGATCCATGGCTTTCGGCAGGCTGCTGTCGAGTTCGACCCGCACGCGGCCATCGGTAAAGTAGGTGGTATTGAAAACGTAAGCGGTCCTGGTCAATTCCGTAGCAAGGGCGGCCGAGGCCTCCTCGCTCAAACCTTTCTGAGCGCGAACCTTGGCCAGGGCGGAAAGGGCATAGACGAGGCCCTCTTCGGTCGCGACTTTTTCCGCGCCTTCAAAGCCTTTCTGCGCAAAATCCACCGCGGCCTCGCCATAGAATCGAATCCGCATCGTCGAGTAATTCAATTCAAAGCGATCAATCTGTTCAACCACAGGCTGGGCATACG
This window of the Oligoflexus sp. genome carries:
- the rplT gene encoding 50S ribosomal protein L20, with translation MARAKRGFKARRRRKKIFALAKGFRGARKNRFRNSIHVVRRSLVYAYRDRRVKKREFRKLWITRINAAARAAGLRYSELIHGLKKANITLDRSVLADLALNQPAAFGELVNSAKAALAR
- the rpmI gene encoding 50S ribosomal protein L35, yielding MPKMKTKRAAAKRFTVLSSGKIKRAQAYKRHILTKKSRKRLNKLRTAAYVHKSNVGLILACLPYR